A single region of the Kocuria rosea genome encodes:
- a CDS encoding MFS transporter, translated as MTVQTTALDPARVRRARIAVSAFFLTNGALYANLLPRLPEVKDAFGLSNTLYGLLVVAFPLGAILVGALPARAIRRFGSGRVAALGTVLLSVCLAAAGAGAGLGAGTGLGAGVFLAAMFLGGALDAHVDTAQNAQGMEVQRARGRSIINSLHALWSLGAVVGGLMGTAALALGVPLGWHLPASGLVWSAVALVALRAALSPAEGQELRTVSSDDPPPEDPLPDGTTTTGLGTTGSRPDPGSGPAGTGRRSAGRIVVVSLLPVAVIAMAGVMVEDAGQNWSAVYLNAELGAPLATAGLGLVALMAAQFVGRMLGDPMTDRWGRAAVVRAGAALSAAGMLLVVLAPAPGPAVAGFALAGFGCATLVPAAFHAADDIPGLRTGTGLALVSWLMRISFLGLSPAVGVLSDAVGLRAALLVVPVFALVAALMAGVLRERRTP; from the coding sequence GTGACCGTCCAGACCACCGCCCTCGACCCCGCGCGGGTCCGGCGCGCCCGGATCGCGGTGTCCGCGTTCTTCCTCACCAACGGCGCCCTCTACGCCAACCTGCTGCCGCGCCTGCCGGAGGTCAAGGACGCGTTCGGGCTCTCCAACACCCTCTACGGCCTGCTGGTCGTGGCGTTCCCGCTCGGGGCGATCCTCGTGGGCGCCCTCCCCGCCCGGGCGATCCGCCGCTTCGGCTCCGGCCGGGTGGCGGCCCTGGGCACCGTCCTGCTCTCCGTGTGCCTCGCGGCCGCCGGGGCCGGGGCGGGCCTGGGCGCCGGCACGGGGCTGGGCGCGGGGGTGTTCCTCGCGGCGATGTTCCTGGGCGGCGCCCTGGACGCCCACGTGGACACCGCCCAGAACGCCCAGGGGATGGAGGTCCAGCGCGCCCGCGGCCGCTCGATCATCAACTCCCTGCACGCCCTGTGGAGCCTGGGCGCCGTGGTCGGCGGGCTCATGGGCACCGCGGCGCTCGCCCTCGGCGTGCCCCTGGGGTGGCACCTGCCGGCGAGCGGGCTCGTGTGGAGCGCGGTCGCCCTCGTGGCGCTGCGCGCCGCGCTGAGCCCGGCCGAGGGGCAGGAGCTGCGCACGGTCAGCTCGGACGACCCGCCGCCGGAGGATCCGCTTCCGGATGGCACGACGACGACGGGCCTGGGCACCACCGGCTCCCGGCCGGACCCCGGCTCCGGGCCCGCCGGGACGGGGCGGCGGTCGGCGGGGCGCATCGTCGTCGTCAGCCTCCTGCCCGTGGCCGTGATCGCGATGGCCGGGGTGATGGTCGAGGACGCCGGGCAGAACTGGTCGGCCGTGTACCTGAACGCCGAGCTGGGCGCCCCGCTGGCCACCGCGGGGCTCGGGCTCGTGGCGCTCATGGCGGCGCAGTTCGTGGGCCGGATGCTCGGCGACCCCATGACCGACCGCTGGGGCCGGGCCGCGGTGGTCCGCGCCGGCGCCGCGCTGAGCGCGGCCGGGATGCTGCTCGTGGTCCTCGCCCCGGCGCCGGGCCCGGCCGTCGCGGGCTTCGCGCTGGCCGGCTTCGGCTGCGCCACGCTCGTGCCCGCGGCCTTCCACGCCGCCGACGACATCCCCGGGCTGCGGACCGGGACGGGCCTGGCCCTGGTCAGCTGGCTGATGCGGATCAGCTTCCTCGGCCTGTCCCCGGCCGTCGGGGTGCTCTCCGACGCCGTGGGGCTGCGGGCGGCGCTGCTCGTGGTCCCGGTCTTCGCGCTCGTCGCGGCCCTGATGGCCGGCGTCCTCCGGGAGCGCCGGACCCCCTGA
- a CDS encoding ABC transporter permease, producing the protein MTAVPTTRESPGGTDRARPAGIVHDSVSVFVRELRPVVRDPFSLVFSLMQPLMFLAFFGPLLGGMTGRPLDQAFQWFVPGIVVMIALFGTAMTGSNLLFEIQSGAHERMLVAPVTRSALMVGRACKEMVPLVLQALVLSGVAAFFGFRPSLPGMVVGLAILAVFGVGLGALSYALAIVSRNRDWMFWTVQQGLLFPLMLLSGMLLPLEAGPGWMQVLSRFNPLTYMVDAERALFNGQFGDPAVAAGALAAVVLAALGLTVGIRAMRNSI; encoded by the coding sequence ATGACCGCCGTTCCGACCACCCGCGAGTCCCCCGGCGGCACCGACCGGGCCCGCCCGGCAGGGATCGTCCACGACTCCGTCAGCGTCTTCGTCCGCGAGCTCCGGCCCGTGGTCCGGGATCCCTTCAGCCTGGTGTTCTCGCTCATGCAGCCGCTGATGTTCCTGGCCTTCTTCGGCCCGCTCCTGGGCGGGATGACCGGGCGGCCCCTCGACCAGGCGTTCCAGTGGTTCGTGCCGGGCATCGTGGTGATGATCGCGCTGTTCGGCACCGCGATGACCGGCTCGAACCTGCTGTTCGAGATCCAGTCCGGGGCGCACGAGCGGATGCTCGTGGCGCCGGTGACCCGCTCCGCGCTCATGGTGGGGCGCGCGTGCAAGGAGATGGTGCCGCTGGTCCTGCAGGCCCTGGTGCTCTCCGGGGTGGCCGCGTTCTTCGGCTTCCGCCCGTCCCTGCCCGGCATGGTGGTGGGCCTGGCGATCCTCGCGGTCTTCGGGGTGGGGCTCGGGGCGCTGAGCTACGCCCTCGCCATCGTCTCCCGGAACCGGGACTGGATGTTCTGGACCGTGCAGCAGGGGCTGCTGTTCCCGCTCATGCTGCTCTCCGGGATGCTCCTGCCGCTCGAGGCCGGTCCGGGGTGGATGCAGGTGCTCTCGCGGTTCAACCCGCTCACCTACATGGTCGACGCCGAGCGGGCCCTGTTCAACGGCCAGTTCGGTGATCCGGCCGTGGCCGCCGGGGCCCTCGCGGCGGTCGTGCTGGCCGCGCTGGGGCTGACCGTGGGGATCCGGGCGATGCGCAACAGCATCTGA
- a CDS encoding sugar ABC transporter permease, whose product MSTPTAPTPGDRPGPDGTDRAPWAAAAAAPSAGTPTTLQPTDTLRPPGAAPGAPRPRRRRRSARGGWKHLAAIAACVFALFPLVYAFSASLSASGSLLGSNQLFSDVTGANYTNLLNDPQNPYLTWFGNSLFVSVTTAVGTVLMGAAAAYAFSRFRFRSRKGGLLALLVIQMFPQLLAFVAIFLLLFAISGVYPFMGLNSRLGLVAVYLGGALGANTFLMYGFFNTIPKDLDEAAEIDGASHAQIYWTMILPLVTPILVVVGMLSFIASFSDFLLAQIVLQDPDKYTLAVGLYQFVSVQFGENWGVFTAGAILAAIPVVALFLFLQRYIVSGLTGGAVKG is encoded by the coding sequence ATGTCCACTCCCACCGCACCCACCCCGGGCGACCGCCCCGGCCCCGACGGCACGGACCGCGCCCCCTGGGCCGCCGCCGCGGCCGCGCCGTCCGCCGGAACCCCGACCACCCTCCAGCCGACGGACACGCTGCGGCCTCCCGGCGCCGCACCCGGGGCTCCCCGGCCCCGCCGGCGCCGCCGCTCCGCCCGCGGCGGGTGGAAGCACCTCGCCGCGATCGCCGCGTGCGTCTTCGCCCTCTTCCCGCTGGTCTACGCCTTCTCGGCCTCGCTGTCCGCCTCGGGCTCCCTGCTCGGGTCCAACCAGCTGTTCTCGGACGTCACCGGCGCCAACTACACCAACCTGCTCAACGACCCGCAGAACCCCTACCTGACCTGGTTCGGGAACTCGCTGTTCGTCTCGGTCACCACGGCCGTGGGCACCGTGCTCATGGGTGCGGCCGCCGCCTACGCGTTCTCCCGGTTCCGCTTCCGCTCCCGCAAGGGCGGGCTGCTGGCACTGCTGGTCATCCAGATGTTCCCGCAGCTGCTGGCGTTCGTGGCGATCTTCCTGCTGCTGTTCGCGATCTCCGGGGTCTACCCGTTCATGGGCCTGAACTCCCGGCTGGGACTGGTGGCCGTCTACCTGGGCGGGGCGCTGGGCGCCAACACGTTCCTGATGTACGGCTTCTTCAACACCATCCCCAAGGACCTCGACGAGGCCGCGGAGATCGACGGCGCCTCGCACGCCCAGATCTACTGGACGATGATCCTGCCGCTGGTGACCCCCATCCTCGTGGTGGTCGGGATGCTGTCCTTCATCGCGTCCTTCTCGGACTTCCTGCTGGCCCAGATCGTGCTCCAGGACCCGGACAAGTACACGCTGGCCGTGGGGCTGTATCAGTTCGTCTCCGTGCAGTTCGGGGAGAACTGGGGCGTCTTCACCGCCGGGGCGATCCTGGCGGCGATCCCGGTGGTCGCGCTGTTCCTGTTCCTCCAGCGCTACATCGTCTCCGGGCTCACCGGCGGCGCCGTGAAGGGCTGA
- a CDS encoding magnesium and cobalt transport protein CorA, with protein MTLVDNVVYVEGRRTSTPEDLDETYAALRGRGGMAWIGLYRPEPAEVQSVAAEFRLHDLAVEDALKGHQRAKLERFGDTLFVVLRPARYLDDVEKVEFGELHVFVGRDFVVTVRHAESPDLAAVRRRLEAAPELLGTGPQAVLYGILDEVVDGYAPVVAGLENDIDEIEDEIFGADRDVSRRVYELSREVIEFQRAVHPLVAMLEALQHGAEKYGLDLELQQRLRDVQDHAIRVAERADAFRVLLQNALTVHATLVGQRQNDEMQRLTESALAQSEEVKRISSWAAILFAPTLVGTVYGMNFEHMPELAWTLGYPLALLAMLGMGVALYGVFKWKRWL; from the coding sequence GTGACGCTGGTGGACAACGTGGTGTACGTGGAGGGCCGGCGCACGTCGACCCCGGAGGACCTCGACGAGACCTACGCGGCGCTGCGCGGGCGCGGCGGGATGGCCTGGATCGGTCTCTACCGCCCCGAGCCGGCCGAGGTGCAGTCCGTGGCCGCGGAGTTCCGGCTGCACGACCTCGCGGTGGAGGACGCCCTGAAGGGCCACCAGCGCGCCAAGCTGGAGCGTTTCGGGGACACCCTCTTCGTGGTGCTGCGCCCGGCCCGCTACCTGGACGACGTGGAGAAGGTCGAGTTCGGGGAGCTGCACGTGTTCGTGGGCCGCGACTTCGTGGTCACGGTCCGCCACGCCGAGTCCCCTGACCTGGCCGCGGTCCGGCGCCGGCTGGAGGCCGCGCCGGAGCTGCTGGGCACGGGCCCGCAGGCGGTGCTGTACGGGATCCTGGACGAAGTGGTCGACGGCTACGCCCCCGTGGTCGCGGGACTCGAGAACGACATCGACGAGATCGAGGACGAGATCTTCGGCGCAGACCGGGACGTCTCCCGCCGCGTCTACGAGCTCTCCCGGGAGGTCATCGAGTTCCAGCGCGCCGTCCACCCGCTGGTGGCCATGCTGGAGGCCCTGCAGCACGGGGCGGAGAAGTACGGGCTCGACCTCGAGCTGCAGCAGCGGCTGCGGGACGTGCAGGACCACGCCATCCGGGTGGCCGAGCGCGCGGACGCGTTCCGGGTGCTCCTGCAGAACGCCCTCACGGTGCACGCGACCCTGGTGGGCCAGCGGCAGAACGACGAGATGCAGCGGCTCACCGAGTCGGCCCTGGCGCAGAGCGAGGAGGTCAAGCGGATCTCCTCCTGGGCCGCGATCCTCTTCGCCCCGACCCTGGTGGGCACGGTGTACGGGATGAACTTCGAGCACATGCCCGAGCTCGCGTGGACGCTGGGCTACCCGCTCGCGCTGCTGGCCATGCTGGGCATGGGGGTGGCCCTCTACGGGGTGTTCAAGTGGAAGCGGTGGCTCTGA
- a CDS encoding ABC transporter permease subunit — translation MSTRTPIRGGTAAPGATGGGAGLGAPLELQHAHSRGFGVGFVVKLVLMALINAFGLFGILAAWAAGSWGILAFLVVALIAADLVYFLPTRKLLPAKYLFPGLIFLLVFQIFVLIYTAATAFTNYGDGHNATKDAAITQLTTTYEQRIEGSGAYPVTVLEGADGLALATVRDGQVLVGTTGEPLAPLEGATAADGRVAEAPGYEILDYGGVVAAAGELADLRVPVGEQEAEGVLRTDDGRTAYAYEPTLVHDEAADAMVADDGTVYANNGEGAFVSADGEALRPGWRVFVGLDNFGAIFDPEVLGGPFVSVTLWTFAFAILSVALTFFLGLLLAILFNDEKLRFRNVYRAVIFLPYAFPAFLSILIWAGLLNADFGFVNQVLLGGAGVPWLENPWLAKLSLLLVNLWLGFPYMFLVTTGALQAIPGELYESAEMDGAGPVRQFGAITLPMLMVAVGPLLIASFAMNFNNFNVIYLLTGGGPQDLESTTGVGATDILISFVYKIAFAGGTNDYGLASALSILIFIMVAVISALTFRRSKALEEIS, via the coding sequence ATGAGCACGCGCACCCCCATCCGGGGCGGGACCGCCGCCCCCGGAGCGACCGGCGGGGGCGCCGGCCTCGGCGCCCCCCTCGAGCTCCAGCACGCCCATTCCCGCGGATTCGGCGTGGGCTTCGTGGTCAAACTGGTCCTGATGGCGCTGATCAACGCGTTCGGCCTCTTCGGCATCCTGGCGGCCTGGGCCGCCGGCAGCTGGGGCATCCTGGCCTTCCTCGTCGTCGCCCTGATCGCAGCCGATCTCGTGTACTTCCTGCCGACCAGGAAGCTGCTGCCCGCGAAGTACCTGTTCCCCGGGCTGATCTTCCTGCTGGTGTTCCAGATCTTCGTGCTGATCTACACCGCCGCCACGGCGTTCACGAACTACGGCGACGGCCACAACGCCACGAAGGACGCGGCGATCACGCAGCTCACCACCACGTACGAGCAGAGGATCGAGGGCTCCGGGGCCTACCCGGTCACGGTGCTCGAGGGCGCCGACGGCCTGGCCCTGGCCACGGTGCGCGACGGCCAGGTGCTCGTGGGCACCACCGGCGAGCCGCTCGCGCCGCTCGAGGGGGCGACCGCCGCCGACGGGCGCGTCGCTGAGGCGCCCGGCTACGAGATCCTCGACTACGGGGGCGTCGTGGCGGCCGCCGGCGAGCTGGCGGACCTGCGGGTGCCCGTGGGCGAGCAGGAGGCCGAGGGCGTGCTGCGCACCGACGACGGCCGGACGGCCTACGCCTACGAGCCCACGCTCGTGCACGACGAGGCGGCCGACGCCATGGTCGCCGACGACGGCACCGTGTACGCGAACAACGGCGAGGGCGCGTTCGTCAGCGCCGACGGCGAGGCCCTGCGACCGGGCTGGCGGGTCTTCGTGGGCCTGGACAACTTCGGGGCGATCTTCGACCCGGAGGTCCTGGGCGGCCCGTTCGTCTCCGTGACCCTGTGGACCTTCGCCTTCGCGATCCTCTCGGTGGCGCTGACCTTCTTCCTGGGGCTGCTCCTGGCGATCCTGTTCAACGACGAGAAGCTGAGGTTCCGCAACGTCTACCGGGCCGTCATCTTCCTGCCGTACGCCTTCCCCGCCTTCCTGTCCATCCTGATCTGGGCCGGTCTGCTCAACGCGGACTTCGGCTTCGTCAACCAGGTCCTGCTGGGCGGCGCCGGGGTGCCCTGGCTCGAGAACCCCTGGCTGGCCAAGCTCTCGCTGCTGCTGGTCAACCTCTGGCTGGGCTTCCCGTACATGTTCCTCGTGACCACCGGCGCCCTGCAGGCCATCCCGGGAGAGCTCTACGAGTCGGCCGAGATGGACGGTGCGGGGCCGGTGCGCCAGTTCGGGGCGATCACCCTGCCCATGCTCATGGTGGCCGTGGGCCCGCTGCTCATCGCGTCCTTCGCCATGAACTTCAACAACTTCAACGTGATCTACCTGCTCACCGGCGGCGGTCCCCAGGACCTGGAGTCCACCACCGGGGTGGGCGCCACGGACATCCTCATCTCGTTCGTCTACAAGATCGCGTTCGCCGGCGGCACCAACGACTACGGTCTGGCCTCCGCCCTGTCCATCCTCATCTTCATCATGGTGGCCGTCATCTCCGCGCTGACGTTCCGCCGCAGCAAGGCTCTCGAGGAGATCAGCTGA
- a CDS encoding helix-turn-helix transcriptional regulator, producing MSDPTSRVLRLLSLLQTHRYWSGPELAERLTVSERTLRRDIDRLRELGYEVTARPGTAGGYQLAGGTSIPPLLLDDDEAVAIAVGLRTAAVHGVGDGEQTSLSALAKVQQVLPRHLRRRVAALQAHTVPVARTDAHVATEVLAQLALACRDHERVRFRYVDRQGRESARLVEPHSLVPRDRWWYLVAWDADRADWRTFRIDRLRRLAGTAVRVAPRELPAADAAEFVLAAHGADAARHELTVRMTVGLDRVREHFGPWAATAVQGPGDTVDWTVTGGSVPELLMALPWIPADVPWRLLCSDEVAEAVRGFRDRLGDALDGPSPPDSSGPGAEAGEPSP from the coding sequence ATGTCCGATCCGACGTCGCGGGTGCTCCGGCTGCTGTCCCTGCTGCAGACCCACCGCTACTGGTCCGGGCCCGAGCTCGCCGAGCGGCTGACGGTCTCCGAGCGGACGCTGCGCCGGGACATCGACCGGCTGCGCGAGCTCGGCTACGAGGTCACGGCCCGCCCCGGCACGGCGGGCGGGTACCAGCTCGCCGGCGGCACCAGCATCCCGCCGCTGCTGCTCGACGACGACGAGGCCGTGGCCATCGCCGTGGGGCTGCGCACCGCCGCGGTGCACGGCGTCGGCGACGGCGAGCAGACGTCGCTGAGCGCCTTGGCCAAGGTCCAGCAGGTGCTGCCGCGGCACCTGCGCCGCCGGGTCGCCGCGCTGCAGGCGCACACCGTCCCGGTGGCCCGCACGGACGCGCACGTGGCCACCGAGGTCCTCGCCCAGCTCGCCCTGGCCTGCCGCGACCACGAGCGGGTGCGCTTCCGCTACGTCGATCGGCAGGGCCGGGAGAGCGCCCGGCTGGTCGAGCCGCACTCCCTGGTCCCGCGGGACCGGTGGTGGTACCTCGTGGCCTGGGACGCCGACCGCGCCGACTGGCGCACGTTCCGCATCGACCGGCTGCGGAGGCTGGCGGGCACCGCCGTGCGCGTCGCGCCGCGGGAGCTGCCCGCCGCGGACGCCGCCGAGTTCGTCCTGGCCGCCCACGGCGCGGACGCCGCGCGGCACGAGCTGACGGTGCGGATGACCGTGGGCCTGGACCGGGTCCGGGAGCACTTCGGGCCGTGGGCGGCCACGGCGGTGCAGGGTCCCGGGGACACCGTCGACTGGACCGTCACCGGCGGCTCCGTCCCGGAGCTGCTGATGGCGCTGCCCTGGATCCCGGCGGACGTGCCGTGGCGGCTGCTGTGCTCGGACGAGGTGGCCGAGGCCGTGCGCGGGTTCCGGGACCGCCTCGGCGACGCCCTGGACGGCCCGTCGCCCCCTGACTCCAGCGGGCCGGGGGCGGAGGCGGGGGAACCCAGCCCTTAG
- a CDS encoding ABC transporter ATP-binding protein codes for MSTPPIISARGLSKSFRGPGGRTVEAVADLTMDVAPGTLTAFLGPNGAGKSTSLRMLTTLLRPTGGTATVCGFDVARQPAEVRARIGYIGQKNGAGQYQRVRDELLSQGALYGLSRAETRRRVDELVEALGLGDLVRRPTMKLSGGQRRRVDIALGLIPGPQLLFLDEPTTGLDPQSRAHLWEHILELRRRYGTTLFLTTHYLDEADQFAERVMVVDRGRIIADDTASRLKTDLAGDRIALTLDADPPAAAAAVRRAAAAAGRRRAGGGPAGEGTRVVVAVEHGERVLPALLRELDRAGHAVRTAELTRPTLDDVFLRLTGRSLREERADASETDPAAEATSVGAPR; via the coding sequence ATGAGCACCCCACCCATCATCAGCGCCCGCGGGCTGAGCAAGAGCTTCCGCGGGCCCGGCGGCCGGACCGTCGAAGCGGTGGCCGACCTGACCATGGACGTGGCGCCCGGCACGCTGACCGCGTTCCTCGGGCCCAACGGCGCGGGCAAGTCGACCTCGCTGCGCATGCTCACCACGCTGCTGCGGCCCACCGGCGGCACCGCCACCGTGTGCGGGTTCGACGTCGCCCGGCAGCCGGCCGAGGTGCGCGCCCGCATCGGCTACATCGGGCAGAAGAACGGGGCCGGGCAGTACCAGCGGGTCCGCGACGAGCTGCTCAGCCAGGGCGCCCTGTACGGGCTGAGCCGGGCGGAGACGCGGCGCCGCGTGGACGAGCTCGTGGAGGCGCTCGGCCTCGGCGACCTCGTCCGCCGGCCCACGATGAAGCTCTCCGGCGGCCAGCGCCGCCGCGTGGACATCGCCCTGGGACTGATCCCCGGCCCCCAGCTGCTCTTCCTCGACGAGCCCACGACCGGGCTGGACCCCCAGTCCCGCGCGCACCTGTGGGAGCACATCCTCGAGCTGCGCCGCCGCTACGGGACCACGCTGTTCCTCACCACCCACTACCTCGACGAGGCCGACCAGTTCGCCGAGCGGGTCATGGTCGTGGACCGGGGACGGATCATCGCCGACGACACCGCGTCCCGGCTCAAGACGGACCTGGCCGGCGACCGGATCGCCCTCACCCTGGACGCCGACCCGCCCGCCGCCGCGGCGGCCGTCCGGCGCGCGGCCGCCGCGGCGGGGCGGCGCCGAGCCGGAGGCGGTCCCGCCGGGGAGGGCACCCGCGTGGTCGTCGCGGTCGAGCACGGCGAGCGCGTGCTGCCCGCCCTGCTGCGCGAGCTCGACCGGGCCGGCCACGCCGTGCGGACCGCCGAGCTGACCCGCCCGACCCTCGACGACGTCTTCCTCCGGCTCACCGGCCGGAGCCTGCGCGAGGAGCGGGCCGACGCGTCCGAGACCGACCCGGCCGCCGAGGCCACGAGCGTGGGAGCACCCCGATGA